The DNA segment ATAGAATAGTATATATGGAAAATAGATATATGAAAgggaatttaatattttatggaaaatacatattttcatatcttctttttttttctttttttccatatttgattctctatttttcatATATGTTATTCTCTTTCATTTCCTatatttgattctctattttccataaaatattcaattccctttcatatttatattttacatatttgttATTCTCTTTCCTTTCTCATATTTGATTTTCCCTTTCTCATCCATCTATCTTTAATACATTGAATGATTGACACATGccattttttttgttgatttttactATAGTTTAGGAACCTCCCTATAATTAGCCCAAAATCTTTTCTCCTTAAACTTTATAGAAAAGTCCCTAAACTTTAATTAAAAGTCAAATAAAAAATGTCACATGTCAGTCATTCAATAGGCTATTGTATCACATCAATAATTTGTTAAAAGAACACGAAAATTTTAATAGCAGTGATTAGTTTGTGCAATTATCTTATTTAGAGttactattaaaaatattttaaaataattaaaattaaacaaactcTATTTTAAAGTGACCATAAGTTTAAGTTACTCTTAATAATATAATCTacttaaatatgtaaatatttaataaaagagACACAAAagcaaatatgattttaaaagtatttataatatatacacatgtatCTATActatcatttaaatttaaatttaaaactttaattgaGTTGTTACGATAAATTAACAGCTCAgcttaaaagttattaaaattttttaaatatattaaaaagttatataaataatttattttattttaaaaaaatgaatttaagtgCACAATCGAAATTTAATTAacctaattatttaaatttttattacaatattaataattattattacttacTAGTATTTTAGAATTTAGATACACTCGTggagaattaaaaagaaaaaaagaaaataaatatccTGTTAAATAGGGAATGGGTTTGCTAATTTTGGTTTAAGGGTTTCGAGAGAAATAGAGTAATTAAAATTTTCGAGAAGGCTGTGTAGATGCATGTCGGCGGAATAACGTTGGATCTGAATTGGTTCCTGCAATTCATTTTCACGCTCTTCATTTTCGCATTTGTGGCTCTTCGCTTGCGGAAGAACACAGCGTTCGAAATGCTTCGAGGTCGACGCCAATTTCGATCGGGACCAACCAATGCCTTCCATCCCCATGGACATCGATCACTTCCCTTGCGCTGTATGCTCTAATCCCGCCTCCAAGAAGTGCTCTCGTTGCAAATCCGTTCGTTATTGGTACGTACGCTTTTTTTTTCTCCAGAAGAATTCTTTGTCTTTGTATGATCGTACTCCTTGATtgctgttttttttcttttggctgTTAATTACTGTTGCTAATATTGTTTGAGCTGTTTCTTTAACGTTTCGGGATTAtcgaaaagtaaaaaaaaaaagataaaaaaggttatttatttatttttctatgtttttaataCTCGTAAGCATCTTAGTGATTAACTGCTTTTTGAAGTTTCTCTAACTGTTATTTACTGGTGGCGTTTCTCTATTCTGCATTGACAGTGGTTTAAGTGCTTATTGTTGACATTCGTGGGTTTTCTTTATCTATCTTAGTTTTCTTACTTTACTTTGCTTTTTATTAGTTTGGCATCTTATTAATTATGGGTTAGAAAGAAGTGTTTTTGTTGTCGATGTTAGAACGTTTTCCTGGaattttgcttcttcttttaaTAAAGCATTTggcttgaatttttttctttacaaacgtACTGTTGTGCTTAACCTAGGTTGAGCCCGCACTAATTGACACTGATTATGTCAATAAACTGAATGTCCAGCTAGTTCAgtgttaaaattttgatcaatctATCAGTCAATTATATAAAAAGATGCCTTGATTGTAGTTATATTTGCATAAGTTAACAAAAAGCCCCTTTCTCCCAGTACCGCCTTGACTTTAAAAGTTCTGCGTTTGCTTTCTGGTATTAGAAAATGAGACGTGTCAGTTTACGGGCCTGTGGACTATGATTTACGAATCTATAAGTTCGTCAACCTTGGGTTACATAAATTCTTCTATCAAGTGGATGGTTTAATCTTTATGTTTGCTTCATTTTTCAGCTCCTCAGCCTGCCAACGTGTGGACTGGAAGGATGGGCATAAGACAAAGTGCAAAGAAATTTCAACACAAACTACAACCACAACCGTTTTCAGTAGTTGCTCCGGTTCCTGTCAATGGAACCTCTAAGATTATCAAGAAATCGAGAAAGGTTAATCTTTCAACCCTTTGAAAAACCAACATAAGTAAATAGGAAActtatattcaaaattttcaggTTCTTTTCCCATACGATGAGTTGtaaagataaataatatttacgaactcaacCATCGAAGAACGGGATTTCAAAATCACAGTTTTCGATACTACTGGAAATCAAGTCATTACATTAATGGAATTAAAATTGGGttcagaaaattatttaattgggagGTGttcattttgggaaatagaaaaaaaatatcgTGTTGTATTGAATTATAAAGTGTTAGATTAAAAATTCAGTAAGTAtttataattggacccaatatggGAAAGGCTCAAAAGTCTCTCATGTTTAAGAGGGGGACGACAAGCCCTAATTTGTTTAATCAAGGTTGTTGCCTAACCTACTCCTAAGAGTAcgtttttctattgaaataattttctacaattcaataagggttttacctattctttttaaaaataaatggtatTGGTAGGGCTAAATATAGAACTTGAAGATATTATTACTTTGGTCGAAAATAGTGAGTTTATTCTCtaagtattaaatatattttctagaaTAAAAATTCTATCGCTTTTTATTGAGAAGAGATTTTGCTttcacattaaaaataaataaaattatttttagttctgtgtttgattcgaatCGTTCAAGCCCACATTTGAAGCAGTTCATGATATGGGATTTGATAGGTGGGTAAGTTTAAAGAATTGATTTTTTAGTCAAACAAGTTTAaagaattgattttttattcaaaCCCTTGTTTGactaaagaattttttttttgtgtaaagcAAAAACTTATGGTTCTTTCTTTCTAACTTTGTTGGATGTAATAGATGTCGGCTGAAAGCTCAAAAACTCATGGTGGGTTGAGGGCTGTTTATTGTTCCTATGGTTGTTCAAAGTATAAACaggtattttaatttgtttttgttctgCACCATATTTGGCATAAATAAATGTTGggtaattgtatatatatatgattttttatgttgaagacttaatttgataaaaatttagttttgttcTGAATTTGAGatgtattaaaaattaactaaggaatgtttactgttaatattatagggttgattttttaaatgatttttgtttgaaatgaagTTTAGTTCGatgattttatttagttaaaatgaGAGATTtcatttttgaattaaattgatttgtatatttgaATGGTGTAGGGTGGCTGTGATTTCTTTGAATGGGTTGAAAAGCAAGATGGCAATGGAAATCTTAATGAATTAAAAGGACATATCAAAATGCTATTGATTGAGAATAGAGAACTTAGGATTGAGAACGCCGAATTCAAGAAAATGGTGAAGGTGGATGAAATAGAGAAGTTAGTGAGGAAGGTTGCAAAGCAAAAGGAGAAATTAAGAGGGTATAAATTGTTGGTGACAAAGATTGAGAATGACGTGTACTTCTATAAGGTTGCTTTCATTACATTATGGATAATTTTTGTTGTTCTTAAATTTGTGGTCTAGAGAgtagaataattatttgtaatacTTTTGCATGGTTTATTAACTTTGGAATGGAATGGAAGTTATTGGACTTATAAAATGTAATGAGTTGATTTAGCTTTTGAAAATATGTTTATGAAGTATGTTTATGAGTAGATTTATGTCGAATTATATAAATTTGGCATCCCCTTTTACTAGAAAACAACACAAACAAGACTTTAGAACTGCACTTACAATTATTAACAATTGATGTAAAACCTCATTGAAAGGCATAAGTTTCTTGCAGATGTCGGATTACATGCAAGTAATGATCAAGTATAGTTGATGTAATTGTCAAAATACTTAGCAGCAGCGCTCTTGCAGATGTGATGATAAGAAGCAACCAAAATCCCACAAGAATTGAAAAGTAGGTTCAACATATTGCCTTGATAAAGGCATAGACTTTCAACTACGTACTGCAATTATTTTACAAACAAAAACATACCCCAAAAAAGcaccatattaaaaaatataacaattgattaataaattttaatgtttcgtccaacgtatacaaataaaaaaatataagacaATGGACCAAAGTATAAAGTTCAATCCCTACTACAAGTTCCCAATGTCTCTAATTGAAAGTTCAACAGTCCATctttatgatttaaaattttgataataaaataaaattaagtataatagtaaaaaaaagaattatatactaCTTTCTATTAGCACAGATACCTTAAGAAGTAATAGCTAGAAGAAATAAATCATGGCAACAAAAATATTAGAATCTGTAAATAACATTGCATACAAAGAGcatataatactaaaaatctcAACATTTGACATATTAACATTGATGTTCTCCAATAATACAAAAAGAACATAACAccaaaatctcaaattttgagcaattcAGAACTATAATCTAACGAACTGTCTCTTTCAAGTAGGCCAATGGCTTGATGAGGATGGTTGCGCAAATCTTGATGAGGCTACAAGTTGAGATGGttcatgtaacacctctaacccgtatccgtcgccggaatagggtccTGAGGTATTACTGAACAAAAGCACAACTCTGAACATTCacacaagtcatattcatatatgTAAACGAATGTCCAATTAATTGTTAATCATGAATTTGTTAatactaatataaaaaaaatacaaatcatataatgaacattGTAATGATATTCAAATATCTGGTAAACATCAATCATTTTAAGTCATATTTCTATAAAtgtataaattaaatcaaataaaatctaacACATGGCATTTTAGTCATTAACTTATACGGCATTAATAATCCATAAATAgtcaaataaatttcaataaataaataaaacttatacACATTTTAATCATAATGAAATTGAACTATTTTCGAACATCAATAATGATGCTAATCAAGCTTAGTTCACATACTAAAAGTATACTtaatcatttatttataattaaccaTTTTATAACACAAGTAGCGACTTGAATTGCACTCattttacatgccaaaatgtatATAGACAACTAGTCTTTTTATCACCAATTTGGAcatttaaacatttcataaaacGCATATACTCTTGAATATCACCTGTCTAATACATATTATACCTTACTTAGCTTAATAACCATTATTTACCTTGTGGCCGACGCATATAAACCAAACTCCTTAACATTACATATATTGGACATATCTTCTATATAAGTCCAAACCAAGGTCAACTGTATACATAACCATGAGCATTATAATCAACCGTATTCATTATCTCATTTTAACAAAGCATATCAACCAACttcacacatatttatatatataaataccatagccgaatcaaCTAATATACTTACAAACAGGTATATTTATTTGTACCATGACAGATACATGATATACTAGATATATAAATGCAAAAGCCGAATCATCAATCAATTTGTTCAATACATAAATCCAGCATCACACCGAATATACTTGTCAACCAAATTTAACTATTACTATCATCATAAGTCATAACCAAATCATTTTAACTAAAAGTGAAACATCAACATAATTCATACCATATGTATATCATGTCCGACTCTTTCAAACCACATCCAAATCATCAAGCAACTTCAACGTACAAaggcacatatcacatatacttttATCCATGAATAACTTTAGCCGAACCATTCACATGCACATCCTAAGTCATCAACCATTTTTAAAGTATATAGTACCTAACACAAATATTATACATTCATAACACATAACCTCATGACTAAAATGAACATAAACCATACTTAGCATAACCGAATTCAAACATAAAagattagccattttcgcatggcttagattacacacaaccaaaatccaacatttcaaaacgtAATCCAGCCTACACATGCCATAGGTCCGAATATTCAGCTTATAAATAccgaagacagtcgatagtgtgataagcttctCTGGCGATTCCCGAGCtcataacttgaatccaaaatctataaaatacaaaacaaacatacacacacaaattaagcttttatagcttagtaagtcataagcaaataaaccatTCAAGGACATAATCCATACATTTAAACTATATCAAATTATCCtatcatattcaaattaaacttcaattttatgatttaacatttatcttatcttatactttcacatataacttatttatggttgtatacatatataaattatcaaagCATCTTTCGGTTTCAAAACTCAATCATTAAATGACCACGTACATgtatacacataaacatatactcatgaattaaaatatagtgtaacaccccaaacccgacccagacgttatggccggatccaacatgccacatcgaagcgttcaaaacattttatattgttgatccagaaaaacctacttagtgttttaaaagataatttcattataggttaaagtgaatggaagctgtccACCAGGTaagaaaccggaaaagaggaggtgagtctatcggactacttaagtaccaagctcccttcggatccaatcctagacatgcacaccgccattgccacaccttaatgtcatgtatatttctaggaaaccgatttgattaattcatttttaggaaaagtgattaattttggaaaatactttcattgcggaagctttgcttgttgtctgttattttgaaatcaattgttgttttttttttttttgaaaacgcgccctaaagctatccaatttcaacagttaaaataagtaatacctatcttagtaatacatattaaaaccatcaaaaataattaagcggccttattacatttaaaaacccaaacctcaacgtaaataataggatgtccagttcaccagaagaaaaccaaactttcagaacaggtggccactctgaattccctcacagctccaagcccactatggttggggatttcctgcgtggatgaaaataaaaggggtgagtttggggaaactcagtgtgtaaggaaaacccattcaaagcccaagttagctcaagcctattgggcctaagcccattcaggtaacagtggtactggactagagcccttttcagattacaataaactgggccttagccctttattcagataacagtatggcccatatgcccatttcaaaatacatgcaacatcaataacatatgcaagcccatttggggagactactcaacccaccaaccactacactccacccgtaccagccatacactccatgtggggaataacccaacccacctagcccaacactctacagttgcagccttgctgctcagttaacagtaaattgaggcaaagcctccagtacgtggacaagccactttcagtacttcctccgtcaatatcccagtctcATGCattagataataacaacatggcatgaagtaaataacaacagtcaaacatgcatttaggtcaatttaaccctaggagtatttcggtaatttatttCCTAgcggtaaaactgtaaattttccacttttaaaggtatttcagtaatttatctattttagggttttcatgcatattcctacctttcacgtactaacagaatcactaccgagggttcttaccgaattgggcccgttggcccatcattccaattttggcccattaagcccaaaatatcgagggcacagaaatcatgcactttgcagtccaaacattgcagcttaccaaaacattaatcgatttaccttacgagcattcgcacactcgcaaatctacaaaataccggttttcggcatttcgacttttcaacttttgccgatctagactaagaaagaggtgttagttacacacctgtttgcgacgatatgctgacgagatccacacacgaactgcctacaattggattactaacacattaatctaactattcaaatacgaactacgtattaaccccttacaatattcggccaaccacacctacagatcatagtaagcttataagaaaacaataagcaactcattaacaaattttgtcaatgtttaccacataatcataatttcactgcaagctgtcttcctgagcaacagtcactaaattatttataactggagctacgaaactcaaaatcaagtgacgttaattttcccttaaaatagactcatatatcttctatccataaaattttcataatttttggtatggccaatcaataccagatttttcttaaagtttcccatgtttcactgtttgaataatctgaccactcttcattacgaatcaaatttctcattgtacagaattcaaaatatgttctggtttattccatttgaaactagactcattaagatttaattacataatttatgcagcttctaactcatctcccacaatttatggtgattttccaaa comes from the Gossypium hirsutum isolate 1008001.06 chromosome A06, Gossypium_hirsutum_v2.1, whole genome shotgun sequence genome and includes:
- the LOC107961722 gene encoding uncharacterized protein produces the protein MGIRQSAKKFQHKLQPQPFSVVAPVPVNGTSKIIKKSRKMSAESSKTHGGLRAVYCSYGCSKYKQGGCDFFEWVEKQDGNGNLNELKGHIKMLLIENRELRIENAEFKKMVKVDEIEKLVRKVAKQKEKLRGYKLLVTKIENDVYFYKVAFITLWIIFVVLKFVV